ATTATGAATTTAAAAGAAAAAACGCAGAAAAATTCTTAAAAGAAGGCGCAAAGCTAAAAGCATTTGTATTCTTTAAAGGGCGTTCTATAATTTATAAAGATCAAGGTCAGATTTTATTATTGAGATTAGCAACAGATCTTGAAGAATTTGGAAAAGTAGAGGCTATGCCTGTTCTTGAAGGAAAAAGAATGATCATGTTTATTGCTCCTAAGAAGAAAAAATAAGTCTTAAAGTCAAAAGTCTTAGAGTCAAAAGTATTCAACTTTCGACTTTAAGACTTTAAAAACTTTACGACTAAATAAAATAAGTAAGTAAGAATAAATTAAAACACTAGGAAAAAATGCCTAAAATGAAAACCAAATCTAGCGCCAAGAAACGTTTTAAAGTTACTGGTTCTGGAAAGATTAAAAGAAAGCATGCTTTTAAAAGTCACATCTTGACTAAAAAGTCTAAAAAACGTAAATTAGCTTTGACTCACTCAGCGCTAGTTCACAAAACAGATATGAAAAGCATCAAACAACAATTAAGAATTATCTAATAAGTCCAAAGTTAGAAAGTCCTAAAGTCAAAAGTACACACTTTCTACATTCGGCTTTTTACATTTGACTAAAGATTTCTTTAGGTTAAAACAATTTAAAAT
This portion of the Flavobacterium sp. CECT 9288 genome encodes:
- the rpmI gene encoding 50S ribosomal protein L35, with amino-acid sequence MPKMKTKSSAKKRFKVTGSGKIKRKHAFKSHILTKKSKKRKLALTHSALVHKTDMKSIKQQLRII